The following proteins are co-located in the Candidatus Accumulibacter cognatus genome:
- a CDS encoding acyl-CoA ligase (AMP-forming), exosortase A system-associated has translation MIDASLLPELIANSANRQPDAVALTYGKQSMSYSKLQQAIAGFAGGLIALGLQRGERVAIYLEKRMETVVASFGATAAGCVFVPLNPLLKAEQVAYIMRDCNVRALVTSPERLPLLTATLSACHDLRHVILVNADSWPASTGPLACLGWDDLLQASSAAGHRVIDTDMAAILYTSGSTGKPKGVVLSHRNMVAGAKSVASYLENSAADTLLAALPLSFDAGFSQLTTAFHAGARVVLLNYLLPQDVLKALAKERVTGLTAVPPLYIQLSQLAWPATINEHLRYFANTGGRMPRETLAALRARLPASKPYLMYGLTEAFRSTYLPPEEVDRRPDSIGKAIPNAEILVLREDGSSCAANEPGELVHRGALVGMGYWNDHEKTAERYKPLPTNTPGRDAGLVLPEIAVFSGDTVRRDEDGFLYFIGRRDEMMKTSGYRVSPTEVEEVIYATRLVGECVAFGVEHATLGQAIQVIATPAAGDSLDTTALLADCRNRMPAYMVPAGIIVRSGPLPRNPNGKIDRKALASEFLAMKVAADE, from the coding sequence ATGATTGATGCAAGCCTGCTCCCCGAACTGATCGCCAACTCGGCAAATCGCCAACCGGACGCCGTCGCGCTGACCTACGGCAAACAGTCGATGAGCTACTCCAAGCTCCAGCAAGCGATCGCTGGCTTCGCCGGCGGTCTGATCGCTCTCGGCCTGCAACGCGGCGAGCGGGTGGCGATCTACCTCGAAAAGCGGATGGAGACCGTCGTTGCGAGTTTTGGCGCCACTGCTGCCGGTTGCGTCTTCGTACCGCTGAACCCCCTGCTCAAGGCGGAGCAGGTGGCCTACATCATGCGCGACTGCAATGTACGGGCGCTTGTCACCTCGCCCGAACGCCTGCCGTTGCTGACTGCAACGCTCTCTGCATGCCATGATCTGCGGCACGTCATCCTGGTCAACGCCGACTCCTGGCCAGCCAGTACCGGCCCACTCGCCTGCCTGGGCTGGGACGATCTGCTGCAGGCGTCTTCTGCCGCCGGCCACCGGGTCATCGACACCGACATGGCGGCCATCCTCTACACCTCGGGGAGTACGGGCAAACCGAAGGGGGTGGTTCTCTCGCACCGAAACATGGTCGCCGGCGCCAAAAGCGTTGCGAGCTATCTCGAAAACAGCGCTGCCGACACGCTGCTGGCTGCCCTACCACTCTCTTTCGATGCCGGCTTCAGCCAGTTGACGACGGCATTTCACGCCGGTGCGCGCGTCGTGCTGCTCAATTACCTTCTGCCCCAGGATGTGCTCAAGGCTCTGGCGAAAGAAAGGGTGACCGGACTGACTGCGGTGCCACCGCTCTACATTCAGCTCTCGCAGCTCGCCTGGCCAGCGACCATTAACGAGCACCTGCGATATTTCGCCAATACCGGTGGGCGCATGCCACGCGAAACGCTGGCTGCCTTGCGCGCGCGCCTGCCAGCAAGCAAGCCCTATCTGATGTACGGCCTGACGGAAGCCTTCCGTTCGACCTACCTGCCGCCGGAGGAGGTGGACCGACGCCCGGATTCGATCGGCAAAGCCATCCCAAACGCCGAAATTCTCGTCCTGCGCGAAGATGGCTCGTCCTGCGCGGCCAACGAACCAGGCGAACTCGTCCATCGCGGCGCACTGGTGGGCATGGGTTACTGGAACGACCACGAAAAAACCGCCGAGCGCTACAAACCGCTTCCCACGAATACGCCGGGTCGCGATGCCGGTCTGGTGCTGCCCGAGATCGCCGTGTTCTCGGGTGACACCGTGCGCAGGGATGAAGATGGTTTTCTCTATTTCATCGGTCGCCGCGACGAAATGATGAAAACGTCGGGCTACCGGGTCAGTCCCACCGAGGTCGAGGAAGTGATCTACGCCACTCGCCTGGTCGGCGAATGCGTTGCCTTTGGCGTCGAGCACGCAACGCTCGGGCAGGCCATCCAGGTGATTGCCACGCCCGCCGCTGGCGACAGCCTCGATACCACCGCCCTGCTCGCCGACTGCCGTAACCGCATGCCTGCGTACATGGTGCCGGCAGGCATCATCGTGCGGTCGGGCCCCTTGCCGCGCAACCCCAACGGCAAGATCGACCGCAAGGCGCTGGCCAGTGAGTTTCTCGCGATGAAAGTGGCGGCAGATGAATAA
- a CDS encoding pyridoxal-dependent decarboxylase, exosortase A system-associated yields MNNRSSPVHAVINPFPVQNGELIVGGLPLSRLAARVGQTPFYVYDRHLLTQRVGELRAALPTTLKLHYAMKANPMPALVCHMAGLVDGIDVASAGELQVALDAGANPRDISFAGPGKRRSELQQAVAAGILINIESFREVVELAAIGDATGYTARIAVRVNPDFELKSSGMKMGGGAKQFGVDAEQVPGLLAEIGRSGLAFEGFHLFAGSQNLRPEAIVEAQGKSYELALRLAQAAPSTVRFLNLGGGFGIPYFPGEQPLDLAPIGANLANIVERAGHELPAAELVVELGRYLVGEAGIYVTRIVDRKVSRGHTFLVCDGGLHHHLSASGNFGQVIRKNYPVAIGNRMTPTELETVSVVGPLCTPLDLLADRMALATAQAGDLVVIFQSGAYGITASPQAFLGHPAGIELLV; encoded by the coding sequence ATGAATAATCGAAGCTCTCCGGTACATGCAGTGATCAATCCGTTCCCGGTACAAAACGGTGAACTCATCGTCGGTGGCCTGCCGCTGTCGCGACTCGCCGCGCGTGTCGGGCAAACGCCGTTTTACGTTTACGACCGGCATTTGCTCACGCAACGAGTCGGCGAACTGCGGGCTGCTCTGCCGACAACCCTGAAACTGCACTACGCGATGAAGGCCAACCCGATGCCGGCGCTAGTCTGCCACATGGCCGGCCTGGTCGATGGCATCGACGTGGCATCGGCCGGCGAACTACAGGTTGCTCTCGACGCCGGGGCCAATCCGCGCGACATCAGCTTTGCCGGCCCGGGCAAACGGCGCAGCGAGTTGCAACAGGCGGTTGCGGCCGGCATCCTGATCAATATCGAATCGTTTCGTGAGGTTGTGGAACTGGCAGCCATTGGCGACGCGACGGGTTACACGGCACGCATTGCCGTACGCGTCAATCCCGATTTCGAACTCAAGAGTTCGGGAATGAAAATGGGCGGCGGCGCCAAGCAATTTGGTGTGGATGCCGAACAAGTCCCCGGACTCCTGGCCGAGATCGGCCGCAGCGGCCTGGCCTTTGAAGGCTTCCACCTCTTTGCCGGCTCACAAAACCTCAGACCGGAAGCCATCGTCGAAGCGCAGGGCAAGAGCTATGAGTTGGCGTTGCGCCTGGCACAGGCTGCGCCATCAACGGTCCGATTCCTCAACCTCGGCGGCGGGTTTGGCATCCCCTACTTCCCGGGCGAGCAGCCGCTCGACTTGGCACCCATCGGCGCCAATCTCGCCAACATCGTCGAACGCGCTGGCCATGAATTGCCGGCGGCCGAGCTGGTCGTCGAACTGGGGCGTTATCTGGTGGGGGAGGCCGGCATCTACGTCACCCGCATCGTCGATCGCAAGGTCTCGCGCGGTCACACCTTCCTCGTCTGCGACGGCGGACTGCACCACCATCTCTCTGCATCGGGCAATTTCGGCCAGGTGATCCGCAAGAACTACCCCGTCGCCATTGGCAACCGGATGACGCCGACCGAACTCGAAACGGTATCGGTGGTAGGCCCGTTGTGCACGCCACTCGACCTGCTGGCTGACCGAATGGCTCTGGCCACAGCACAAGCCGGAGATCTGGTCGTGATCTTCCAGTCGGGCGCCTATGGGATTACGGCCAGCCCGCAGGCCTTTCTCGGGCATCCCGCCGGAATCGAATTGCTGGTCTGA
- a CDS encoding DUF485 domain-containing protein → MSEDVVARIEANPKYHDLVHKRNSFGYILSVLMIIAYYGYILLIAFNKEWLAGKLGAGMVTSIGIPLGVGVIIFTIILTNIYVRRANTEFDDMNAEILREANKR, encoded by the coding sequence GTGAGCGAAGACGTCGTTGCACGGATTGAAGCCAATCCGAAGTATCACGATCTGGTACATAAGCGCAATTCATTCGGCTATATCCTGTCGGTTTTGATGATCATTGCCTACTACGGCTACATCCTGTTGATTGCTTTCAACAAGGAATGGCTGGCTGGCAAGCTGGGTGCCGGGATGGTCACGTCGATCGGAATTCCGCTGGGGGTAGGCGTGATCATCTTCACGATCATCTTGACCAACATCTATGTTCGCCGTGCCAACACTGAATTTGACGACATGAATGCCGAGATCCTCAGGGAGGCCAACAAGAGATGA